A window of Streptomyces sp. DG1A-41 contains these coding sequences:
- a CDS encoding creatininase family protein: MSDLVPADTTEDVRTRGAGVSRQVAVLPVGSFEQHGPHLPLATDTLVACAVAREIAGAYPVHLLPPVTISCSHEHAAWPGTVSISSVTLHAVVRDIAASLRRSGVDALVVVNGHGGNYVLGNVVQESSARGERMALFPAPEDWEEARERAGVVTSLLTDMHAGEIETSILLHAHPEMLRPGYETSDFVADDRRHLLTLGMSGYTDSGVIGRPSLGSTEKGKELLASLADSFGAYFSLLTSDE; this comes from the coding sequence ATGAGTGACTTGGTGCCGGCGGACACCACGGAAGACGTACGGACGCGGGGCGCCGGTGTCTCACGGCAGGTCGCGGTGCTTCCCGTGGGGAGCTTCGAGCAGCACGGTCCGCATCTCCCGCTGGCGACCGACACGCTCGTCGCCTGTGCCGTCGCGCGGGAGATAGCCGGCGCGTACCCGGTACACCTCCTTCCTCCGGTGACGATCTCGTGCTCGCACGAGCACGCGGCCTGGCCGGGGACCGTGAGCATCTCCTCGGTGACCCTTCATGCGGTGGTACGGGACATAGCGGCTTCGCTTCGCCGGTCGGGCGTCGACGCCCTGGTGGTGGTCAACGGGCACGGCGGAAACTACGTGCTGGGCAACGTCGTTCAGGAATCCTCCGCCCGCGGCGAGCGGATGGCGCTCTTCCCGGCCCCGGAGGACTGGGAGGAGGCGCGGGAGCGGGCGGGTGTGGTCACCTCGCTGCTCACCGACATGCACGCGGGGGAAATAGAGACCTCCATCCTTCTGCACGCTCATCCCGAAATGCTCCGCCCCGGTTATGAGACCTCCGATTTCGTCGCTGACGACCGGCGTCATCTGCTCACCCTCGGCATGTCCGGTTATACCGATTCCGGTGTCATCGGCCGTCCTTCACTGGGTTCGACGGAAAAGGGGAAGGAACTCCTGGCGAGCCTGGCGGATTCCTTCGGGGCGTATTTCTCGCTGCTGACCTCCGACGAGTAG
- a CDS encoding class I SAM-dependent methyltransferase, with protein sequence MTNPATTHQSGTIPVQPGPREAAQSMDGMVEGAGPSGYPGAWQAAESADAVIPGAGPSGTPGARPTVKLREADPDDPPRYAPEWLELREPADAVARAHDLLDPLRIRLANLPGRPGGVVIHDIGCGTGSMGRWLAPCLDGAQHWILHDRDPYLLHFAAVASPRTAADGSRVTVETRRGDVARLTADALHGASLVTASALLDVLTREEIDTLAAACAGAGCPALLTLSVAGRVELTPSHPLDAEIAQAFNDHQRRDGLLGPDAVTVATEAFSERGATVRLHPSPWRLGPEQAALTEQWLRGWVGAAVEQRPELSARADAYLAERLAACAAGQLRVTVHHTDLLALSRPAGGAS encoded by the coding sequence ATGACGAACCCGGCGACGACCCACCAGAGCGGGACGATTCCGGTCCAGCCCGGGCCGAGGGAGGCTGCGCAGTCGATGGACGGCATGGTCGAGGGCGCGGGGCCGAGCGGGTATCCCGGGGCGTGGCAGGCCGCCGAGTCCGCGGATGCCGTCATCCCGGGCGCGGGCCCCTCCGGCACACCCGGCGCGCGGCCCACCGTCAAGCTGCGTGAGGCCGACCCCGACGATCCGCCCCGTTACGCGCCCGAGTGGCTGGAGCTGCGGGAGCCGGCCGACGCCGTCGCGCGGGCGCACGATCTGCTCGACCCGTTGCGCATCCGGCTCGCCAATCTGCCGGGCAGGCCCGGCGGTGTCGTCATCCACGACATCGGGTGCGGTACCGGCTCGATGGGCCGCTGGCTCGCCCCCTGCCTGGACGGGGCGCAGCACTGGATCCTGCACGACCGCGACCCCTATCTGCTGCACTTCGCGGCCGTCGCCTCCCCGCGCACCGCCGCCGACGGCAGCCGGGTCACCGTGGAGACGCGGCGCGGTGACGTCGCCCGCCTCACCGCGGACGCCCTGCACGGCGCGTCCCTGGTGACGGCGTCCGCCCTGCTGGACGTCCTCACCCGCGAGGAGATCGACACCCTCGCCGCCGCCTGCGCCGGAGCCGGCTGTCCCGCCCTGCTGACGCTGTCCGTCGCCGGCCGCGTGGAGCTGACGCCGTCGCACCCGCTGGACGCGGAGATCGCCCAGGCGTTCAACGACCACCAGCGCCGCGACGGTCTGCTCGGTCCCGACGCGGTGACGGTGGCGACCGAGGCGTTCTCCGAGCGTGGCGCGACGGTACGGCTGCATCCGAGCCCCTGGCGGCTCGGTCCCGAGCAGGCCGCGCTCACCGAGCAGTGGCTGCGCGGCTGGGTCGGCGCCGCCGTCGAGCAGCGCCCCGAGCTGAGCGCCCGGGCCGACGCCTACCTGGCCGAACGCCTGGCCGCCTGCGCCGCGGGGCAGTTGCGCGTCACGGTCCACCACACCGACCTGCTCGCCCTGTCCCGCCCGGCGGGCGGAGCGTCATGA
- a CDS encoding saccharopine dehydrogenase, protein MTELHLWLRHEARTTERRTPVVPDDARRLVESGVALTVEDSPQRVFPIEEYEAAGCRVAPAGSWGSAPRDAVVLGLKELPDQPTQLTHRHIFFGHAYKGQPGAAGLLRRFATGGGALFDLEYLVDDTGRRLAAFGFWAGYLGAALAVLQHRGRLRAPLTPTTKEALDETLKPAPDDAEFTGLVIGALGRSGRGARTAFATAGADPTCWDLAETRDLDRRALLAHDVMVNAVLATSPVPPFLREQDLDTPDRRLRTLCDVTCDVGSPLNVLPVYDETTDWDEPVRRLREDPPLDLIAIDNLPSLLPVESSADFSAALLPHLLDFGVTGPWGRCLDRFRQACREHGLDKGETLDR, encoded by the coding sequence ATGACCGAGCTCCATCTGTGGCTGCGCCACGAGGCCCGAACGACTGAGCGACGCACGCCGGTCGTGCCCGACGACGCCCGGCGGCTCGTCGAGAGCGGAGTGGCACTGACCGTCGAGGACTCCCCGCAGCGGGTCTTCCCGATCGAGGAGTACGAGGCGGCCGGCTGCCGCGTCGCCCCCGCGGGCTCCTGGGGGTCGGCGCCGCGGGACGCCGTCGTACTCGGACTGAAGGAACTGCCCGACCAGCCGACCCAACTGACGCACCGCCACATCTTCTTCGGCCACGCCTACAAGGGCCAGCCCGGAGCGGCCGGCCTGCTGCGCCGGTTCGCCACCGGGGGCGGGGCGCTGTTCGACCTGGAGTACCTGGTGGACGACACCGGGCGGCGCCTCGCCGCCTTCGGGTTCTGGGCCGGTTACCTGGGCGCGGCCCTGGCGGTGCTCCAGCACCGCGGCCGGCTGCGGGCACCGCTGACGCCCACGACGAAGGAGGCCCTGGACGAGACGCTGAAGCCCGCCCCGGACGACGCCGAGTTCACCGGCCTGGTCATCGGTGCCCTGGGACGCAGCGGCCGCGGTGCCCGCACGGCCTTCGCCACCGCCGGCGCGGACCCGACCTGCTGGGATCTCGCCGAGACCCGCGACCTGGACCGCCGCGCCCTGCTGGCGCACGACGTGATGGTCAACGCGGTCCTCGCCACCAGCCCGGTCCCGCCCTTCCTCCGCGAGCAGGACCTCGACACCCCGGACCGCCGCCTGCGCACCCTGTGCGACGTCACGTGCGACGTCGGCTCCCCGCTCAACGTCCTTCCGGTGTACGACGAGACCACCGACTGGGACGAGCCCGTCCGCCGGCTGCGCGAAGACCCCCCGCTCGACTTGATCGCCATCGACAACCTGCCCTCCCTGCTGCCGGTGGAGTCCAGCGCCGACTTCTCGGCCGCCCTGCTGCCCCACCTGCTCGACTTCGGCGTCACCGGGCCCTGGGGACGCTGTCTGGACCGGTTCCGCCAGGCGTGCCGCGAACACGGCCTCGACAAGGGGGAGACCCTTGACCGCTGA
- a CDS encoding glycosyltransferase family 4 protein, producing the protein MTDTTIERPEHTGPAPARLNYVPVQHAPLKNAEIIPMSLRTVHFVLPGGIDDPATPSGGNAYDRRVCLDLPGFGWQVTRHAVAGDWPRPGAAARTELARALSGLPDGAVVLLDGLVACGVPEIVVPEAERLRMAVLVHLPLGDETGLAPAVAAELDAKERAVLRAVPAVVATSDWAVRRLVAHHGLPPERVHVAAPGADIAPLAPGTDGVSRLLCVAAVTPRKGQHRLVEALATVTDLPWSCVCVGSLTQDPEYVAQLRTLIAEHGLGDRLELAGPQSGAALDASYATADLMVLTSYAETYGMAVTEALARGIPVMATDVGGLPEAVGRAPDGGVPGILVPPENPAAIAAELRCWFGEADVRRRLKAAARSRRAALGGWATTAQSLAAVLRRLPTDPRRAA; encoded by the coding sequence GTGACCGACACGACAATCGAACGGCCCGAGCACACCGGACCGGCACCGGCGCGGCTGAATTATGTTCCCGTGCAGCACGCCCCCCTGAAGAACGCCGAGATCATCCCCATGTCCCTGCGCACCGTGCACTTCGTGCTGCCGGGCGGCATCGACGACCCGGCCACGCCCAGCGGCGGCAACGCCTACGACCGGCGCGTGTGCCTGGACCTGCCCGGCTTCGGCTGGCAGGTGACCAGGCACGCCGTGGCCGGTGACTGGCCCCGGCCGGGGGCGGCCGCCCGTACGGAACTCGCCCGCGCCCTGAGCGGCTTGCCCGACGGTGCCGTCGTCCTGCTCGACGGGCTGGTCGCCTGCGGCGTCCCGGAGATAGTCGTACCGGAGGCGGAACGATTGCGCATGGCCGTCCTCGTCCACCTCCCGCTCGGTGACGAGACGGGGCTCGCCCCGGCCGTGGCCGCAGAACTCGACGCCAAGGAACGGGCGGTGCTGCGGGCGGTGCCGGCGGTGGTCGCCACCAGCGACTGGGCGGTCCGCCGTCTGGTCGCCCACCACGGCCTGCCACCGGAGCGGGTGCACGTCGCGGCCCCCGGCGCCGACATCGCGCCGCTCGCGCCCGGCACCGACGGTGTCTCACGGCTGCTGTGCGTGGCCGCCGTGACCCCCCGCAAGGGACAGCACCGGCTGGTGGAGGCGCTGGCCACGGTGACCGACCTGCCGTGGAGCTGCGTGTGCGTGGGCAGTCTCACCCAGGACCCGGAGTACGTCGCCCAGCTGCGGACCCTCATCGCCGAGCACGGTCTGGGAGACCGGCTGGAGCTGGCGGGCCCGCAGTCCGGCGCCGCGCTGGACGCCAGTTACGCCACCGCCGACCTGATGGTCCTCACCTCGTACGCCGAGACGTACGGCATGGCCGTGACCGAGGCACTGGCGCGCGGCATCCCGGTCATGGCCACGGACGTCGGCGGACTCCCCGAGGCGGTCGGCCGCGCCCCCGACGGCGGTGTGCCCGGCATCCTCGTCCCGCCGGAGAACCCCGCCGCCATCGCGGCGGAGCTGCGCTGCTGGTTCGGCGAGGCGGACGTACGCCGCCGCCTCAAGGCCGCCGCCCGCAGCCGCCGCGCCGCCCTCGGCGGCTGGGCGACGACCGCACAGAGCCTGGCGGCGGTGCTGCGCCGGCTCCCGACCGACCCCCGGAGGGCCGCATGA
- the ribA gene encoding GTP cyclohydrolase II: protein MTEKIGVLGKKSPQRTGVERVVNAPLPTVYGKFQAVGYLDHDRGDEQVALVYGDLGTDDVLIRLHSECLTGDAFGSQHCECGDQLDAALRAVVAEGAGVVVYLRGHEGRGIGLLAKLRAMALQAEGLDTVEANLALGLPVDARDYGVAARILDDLGVKSVRLMSNNPRKREALLSHGIKVAEQVPLLIPPCENNITYLRTKRERLDHHLPHLDAVVSSS from the coding sequence ATGACAGAAAAAATTGGCGTACTCGGCAAGAAGTCACCGCAGCGGACCGGCGTGGAACGCGTCGTGAATGCGCCCTTGCCCACCGTGTACGGGAAATTCCAGGCGGTCGGCTACCTGGACCACGACCGCGGTGACGAACAAGTGGCGCTGGTCTACGGCGACCTCGGCACCGACGACGTGCTCATCCGGCTGCATTCTGAGTGCCTGACCGGTGACGCCTTCGGCTCCCAGCACTGCGAGTGCGGCGACCAGCTCGACGCCGCCCTGCGCGCGGTCGTCGCCGAGGGCGCCGGTGTCGTCGTCTACCTCAGAGGGCATGAGGGCCGCGGCATCGGCCTGCTCGCCAAGCTGCGCGCGATGGCCCTCCAGGCGGAGGGTCTGGACACCGTCGAGGCCAACCTCGCCCTCGGACTGCCGGTGGACGCCCGCGACTACGGCGTGGCCGCACGGATCCTGGACGACCTGGGCGTCAAGTCCGTCCGTCTGATGTCCAACAACCCGCGCAAGCGCGAGGCGCTGCTCAGCCACGGCATCAAGGTCGCCGAGCAGGTGCCGCTGCTGATCCCGCCGTGCGAGAACAACATCACCTATCTGCGGACCAAGCGGGAGCGCCTCGACCACCACCTGCCCCACCTCGACGCCGTGGTCAGCTCCTCCTGA
- a CDS encoding 6-carboxytetrahydropterin synthase, translated as MFSITVRDHIMIAHSFRGEVFGPAQRLHGATFLVDATFRREQLDEDNIVVDIGLATQELGAVVSELNYRNLDNEPDFAGVNTSTEFLAKVIADRLAERIHKGALGEGAKGIAGLTVTLHESHIAWASYERAL; from the coding sequence TTGTTCAGCATCACCGTCCGCGATCACATCATGATCGCCCACAGCTTCCGCGGCGAGGTCTTCGGACCGGCGCAGCGCCTGCACGGGGCCACGTTCCTCGTGGACGCCACGTTCCGGCGCGAACAGCTGGACGAGGACAACATCGTCGTCGACATCGGGCTGGCGACCCAGGAACTCGGGGCGGTGGTCAGCGAGCTGAACTACCGCAACCTCGACAACGAGCCCGACTTCGCCGGTGTCAACACCTCCACGGAGTTCCTCGCCAAGGTCATCGCCGACCGGCTCGCCGAGCGCATCCACAAGGGGGCGCTGGGCGAGGGTGCCAAGGGCATCGCGGGCCTGACCGTCACCCTGCACGAGTCGCACATCGCGTGGGCGAGTTACGAGCGTGCGCTGTGA
- a CDS encoding zinc-binding alcohol dehydrogenase — MKHTGRAFWIDSPGRGTVRDVALPDPGEGEVLVRTLFSGVSRGTETLVFRGGVPVSQHTAMRAPFQEGDFPGPVKYGYLNVGVVEEGPEAIAGRTVFCLYPHQTRYVVPASAVTPVPDTVPAERAVLAGTVETAVNALWDAAPLVGDRIAVVGGGMVGCSVAALLARFPGVRVQLVDADPGRAGIAKALGAGFASPEDALGECDLVVHASATEQGLARSLELLTAEGTVLELSWYGDRQVSVPLGEAFHSRRLVIRSSQVGTVSPARPHRTYADRLALALDLLADPALDALVTGESAFEDLPDVLPKLASGEIPALCHRVRYDESA; from the coding sequence ATGAAGCACACCGGACGCGCGTTCTGGATCGACTCGCCTGGGCGAGGCACTGTCCGGGACGTCGCCCTGCCGGACCCGGGCGAGGGCGAGGTGCTGGTCCGGACGCTGTTCTCCGGCGTGAGCCGCGGTACGGAGACGCTGGTCTTCCGCGGCGGCGTGCCGGTCAGCCAGCACACGGCCATGCGGGCGCCGTTCCAGGAGGGCGACTTCCCGGGCCCGGTGAAGTACGGCTATCTCAACGTCGGTGTCGTGGAGGAGGGACCCGAGGCGATCGCCGGCCGTACGGTGTTCTGCCTCTACCCGCACCAGACCCGGTACGTGGTCCCCGCGAGCGCCGTCACGCCCGTACCCGACACCGTGCCGGCCGAACGGGCCGTGCTCGCGGGGACTGTGGAGACCGCCGTCAACGCCCTGTGGGACGCCGCACCCCTGGTCGGCGACCGGATCGCCGTGGTCGGCGGGGGCATGGTCGGCTGCTCGGTGGCCGCCCTGCTCGCCCGGTTCCCCGGCGTCCGCGTCCAGTTGGTCGACGCCGACCCGGGCCGGGCCGGCATCGCCAAGGCCCTCGGTGCCGGCTTCGCCTCGCCCGAGGACGCCCTCGGCGAGTGCGACCTGGTCGTCCACGCCAGCGCCACCGAGCAGGGGCTCGCCCGGTCCCTGGAACTCCTCACCGCCGAAGGGACCGTGCTCGAACTGAGCTGGTACGGCGACCGGCAGGTGAGCGTGCCCCTCGGCGAGGCCTTTCACTCCCGGCGGCTCGTCATCCGCTCCAGCCAGGTCGGCACCGTCTCTCCGGCCCGGCCGCACCGCACCTACGCCGACCGGCTCGCCCTCGCCCTCGATCTGCTCGCCGACCCGGCCCTCGACGCCCTCGTCACCGGCGAGTCCGCCTTCGAGGACCTGCCCGACGTGCTGCCGAAGCTCGCCTCGGGCGAGATTCCCGCGCTGTGCCACCGGGTCCGCTACGACGAGAGCGCCTGA
- a CDS encoding saccharopine dehydrogenase family protein — MTADLVPASGTVHWIGAGLSTGSGLAALCDTAERVRLWHRTESRAADALDRLGLAGRAEPRAYTLPALAAQLAPGDVVVSMLPAPKHAPLLAQCVRLGVHFACSSHVSQAVLDQVPAAEKAGVVVLTEAGLDPGIDHLFAHALVARAREAIGDETPASYTFTSYCGGVPAVPNDFTYRFSWAPAGVLNALRSPARYIEGGAETVADRPWEATRRHLVDGETFEVYPNRDSVPFVARYGLPDAWTPRTFVRGTLRLEGWLRAWDGVFEELKRGDDARITALARELAAAYPTTDDDRDRVVLAVSLDVRAETGRPWAGGYLLDLVGDARESAMARCVSRTLALGVRHVLDGSLPPGLNRAAETAARSEQWLRELARDGVEFALRVDQ, encoded by the coding sequence TTGACCGCTGACCTGGTCCCCGCGAGCGGCACCGTCCACTGGATCGGCGCCGGCCTGTCCACGGGCAGCGGCCTGGCCGCGCTGTGCGACACCGCCGAGCGCGTACGGCTCTGGCACCGCACAGAGAGCCGCGCGGCCGACGCCCTCGACCGGCTGGGCCTCGCCGGACGGGCCGAACCCCGCGCGTACACGCTGCCCGCCCTCGCCGCCCAACTGGCGCCCGGCGACGTCGTGGTGTCCATGCTGCCGGCGCCCAAGCACGCGCCGCTGCTCGCCCAGTGCGTCCGGCTCGGGGTCCACTTCGCCTGCTCCAGCCATGTGTCCCAGGCGGTCCTCGATCAGGTGCCCGCCGCCGAGAAGGCCGGGGTCGTCGTCCTCACCGAGGCCGGACTCGACCCGGGCATCGACCACCTCTTCGCCCACGCCCTCGTCGCCCGCGCGCGGGAGGCCATCGGCGACGAGACGCCCGCCTCGTACACCTTCACGTCGTACTGCGGCGGCGTCCCGGCCGTACCGAACGACTTCACGTACCGCTTCAGCTGGGCCCCGGCGGGGGTCCTCAACGCCCTGCGCTCCCCGGCCCGTTACATCGAGGGCGGCGCCGAGACGGTCGCCGACCGCCCGTGGGAGGCGACCCGGCGGCACCTCGTCGACGGCGAGACCTTCGAGGTCTACCCCAACCGCGACAGCGTCCCCTTCGTCGCACGGTACGGACTGCCGGACGCCTGGACACCGCGCACGTTCGTACGCGGCACCCTGCGTCTGGAGGGCTGGCTGCGCGCCTGGGACGGCGTCTTCGAGGAGCTGAAGCGGGGCGACGACGCCCGGATCACCGCCCTGGCCCGGGAACTGGCCGCCGCCTACCCCACCACGGACGACGACCGCGACCGGGTCGTCCTCGCCGTGTCGCTGGACGTCCGGGCCGAAACCGGGCGACCCTGGGCGGGCGGCTACCTCCTGGACCTGGTGGGCGACGCGCGGGAGAGCGCGATGGCCCGCTGCGTCTCGCGCACCCTCGCCCTGGGCGTCCGCCACGTCCTGGACGGCTCCCTGCCGCCGGGCCTGAACCGCGCCGCCGAGACGGCGGCCCGGTCCGAGCAGTGGCTGCGGGAACTCGCCCGGGACGGCGTCGAGTTCGCGCTCCGCGTCGACCAGTAG